The following are encoded together in the Triticum dicoccoides isolate Atlit2015 ecotype Zavitan chromosome 6B, WEW_v2.0, whole genome shotgun sequence genome:
- the LOC119324832 gene encoding U-box domain-containing protein 52-like, which produces MGKYSDGDAGGGGGSYPLVAVCIDKDKNSQNALKYATETLVHRGQTLVLVHVNTRGSSGGVEDAAGYKQPTDPQMKDLFLPFRCFCTRKDIQCKDVLLDDHDVAKSLVEFAAHAAVERLVLGANTRSSFVRFKPDVPNSVCKTAPDFTSVYVVNKGGKVTSVRQAIRPAPSVSPLRNMIQGGGAGAAKPPEPQQLAAAPAAAAVQKWAAPQPPQATRADSTVTPSLQPQENFIMSPFSRGPTTTSARKFPDFSQTESSDISFIGAPTQHRSVDRSGGASYQPRLSTGSDTYDHNSFEAPRSGWGLDTFGSESTSNSHTSVSSSLPAEDMEAEMRRLRLELKQTMDMYSTACKEALTAKQKATELQRWKEEEQRSQDGRLTEETALALIEQEKAKARAAIEAAEASQRLAELEAQKRIAAERRALKGDAGASSARYRRYTIEEIEAGTEHFSDSLKVGEGGYGPVYKGQLDHTPVAIKVLRPDAAQGKAQFQQEVEVLSCIRHPNMVLLLGACPEYGCLVYEYMAMGSLDDCLFKRGGGPVLPWQHRFRIAAEIATGLLFLHQAKPEPLVHRDLKPGNILLDRNYVSKISDVGLARLVPPSVADTVTQCHMTSAAGTFCYIDPEYQQTGMLGVKSDVYSLGVMLLQIITARPPMGLTHHVARALDHGTIADLLDPAVHDWPVDEARRFAEMSLRCCELRRKDRPDLATGVLPELNRLRALGEDNMQFCNPMMGGMGSMGGGGGLRTGMTSSAYMSNPSMSQSRNDQMSDPFARSQYGGGSTRRPNYN; this is translated from the exons ATGGGCAAGTACAGCGACGgcgacgccggcggcggcgggggcagctACCCGCTGGTGGCGGTGTGCATCGACAAGGACAAGAACAGCCAGAACGCGCTCAAGTACGCGACGGAGACGCTGGTGCACCGGGGCCAGACCCTGGTGCTGGTCCACGTCAACACCCGCGGCAGCTCCGGCGGCGTGGAGGACGCCGCCGGGTACAAGCAGCCGACGGACCCGCAGATGAAGGACCTCTTCCTCCCCTTCCGCTGCTTCTGCACCCGCAAGGACATCCAGTGCAAGGACGTGCTCCTCGACGACCACGACGTCGCCAAGTCCCTCGTCGAGTtcgccgcccacgccgccgtcgAGCGCCTCGTCCTCGGCGCCAACACCCGCAGCAGCTTCGTCCGCTTCAAGCCCGACGTCCCCAACAGCGTCTGCAAGACCGCCCCCGACTTCACCAGCGTCTACGTCGTCAACAAAGGCGGCAAGGTCACCTCGGTGCGCCAGGCCATCCGCCCCGCCCCCTCCGTCTCGCCGCTCCGCAACATGATCCAGGGCGGCGGCGCCGGTGCCGCCAAGCCGCCCGAGCCGCAGCAGCTTGCCGCGGCGCCCGCGGCCGCGGCCGTGCAGAAGTGGGCGGCGCCGCAGCCTCCTCAGGCGACGCGAGCCGACTCTACCGTCACGCCCTCGCTGCAGCCGCAAGAAAACTTCATCAT GTCTCCGTTCTCGAGGGGCCCGACGACGACGTCGGCGAGGAAGTTCCCGGACTTCTCGCAGACGGAGTCGTCGGACATATCCTTCATCGGGGCCCCGACCCAGCACCGGAGCGTGGACCGGAGCGGCGGAGCGTCGTACCAGCCGCGGCTGTCCACCGGGTCGGACACTTACGACCACAACAGCTTCGAGGCGCCGCGCTCGGGGTGGGGTCTCGACACCTTCGGCAGCGAGAGCACCTCCAACTCCCATACCAGCGTCTCCTCCTCCCTCCCCGCG gaggaCATGGAGGCGGAGATGCGGCGGCTCCGGCTGGAGCTGAAGCAGACCATGGACATGTACAGCACGGCCTGCAAGGAGGCGCTCACCGCCAAGCAGAAGGCCACGGAGCTGCAGCGCTGGAAGGAGGAGGAGCAGCGGTCGCAGGACGGCCGGCTGACGGAGGAGACGGCGCTGGCGCTCATCGAGCAGGAGAAGGCCAAGGCGCGGGCGGCCATCGAGGCGGCCGAGGCGTCGCAGCGCCTGGCCGAGCTGGAGGCCCAGAAGCGGATCGCCGCGGAGAGGAGGGCGCTCAAGGGGGACGCCGGCGCCTCGTCGGCGAGGTACCGCCGGTACACCATCGAGGAGATCGAGGCGGGCACGGAGCACTTCTCCGACTCGCTCAAGGTGGGCGAGGGCGGCTACGGCCCCGTGTACAAGGGCCAGCTGGACCACACCCCCGTGGCCATCAAGGTGCTCCGGCCGGACGCCGCGCAGGGCAAGGCCCAGTTCCAGCAGGAGGTGGAGGTGCTCAGCTGCATCCGCCACCCCAACATGGTGCTCCTCCTCGGCGCCTGCCCGGAGTACGGCTGCCTGGTGTACGAGTACATGGCCATGGGCAGCCTGGACGACTGCCTCTTCAAGCGCGGCGGCGGGCCGGTGCTCCCCTGGCAGCACCGGTTCCGCATCGCCGCCGAGATCGCCACgggcctcctcttcctccaccaGGCCAAGCCGGAGCCGCTGGTCCACCGCGACCTCAAGCCGGGCAACATCCTCCTGGACCGCAACTACGTGAGCAAGATCAGCGACGTCGGCCTCGCCCGGCTGGTGCCGCCGTCGGTGGCCGACACGGTGACGCAGTGCCACATGACGAGCGCCGCGGGCACCTTCTGCTACATCGACCCGGAGTACCAGCAGACGGGGATGCTGGGCGTCAAGTCGGACGTCTACTCGCTGGGCGTGATGCTGCTGCAGATCATCACGGCGCGGCCGCCCATGGGGCTGACCCACCACGTGGCGCGCGCGCTGGACCACGGCACCATCGCCGACCTGCTCGACCCGGCGGTGCACGACTGGCCCGTGGACGAGGCGCGGCGGTTCGCGGAGATGTCGCTGCGCTGCTGCGAGCTCCGGCGCAAGGACCGGCCCGACCTGGCCACCGGCgtgctcccggagctcaaccggctGCGTGCGCTCGGCGAGGACAACATGCAGTTCTGCAACCCCATGATGGGCGGCATGGGCagcatgggcggcggcggcggcttgcggaCCGGCATGACCAGCT
- the LOC119324454 gene encoding putative lipase C4A8.10, producing MPASSRLCAYATCSLAASPVPTPPSPPPRCRLRRRHRRLASSMGQSTSSPSGGGRSRGDSRWPALRLDLGLPPGRKQRPPGERLDLGSRLRRALSRPSPQSTEVEIEAEEEGRDAGSRVEVEAGGADADHLVVMVNGLYGSSADWKFAAEQFVKRLPGKVYVHRSECNHSKLTYDGVDIMGERLAEEVHQVVQRKGNLRKISVIAHSLGGLISRYAIGRLYEESTSEEPCLNMEKHSDQESMYRGGKIAGLEPMNFIASATPHLGSRWNKQLPFLFGVPLLEQTAAETAHLIVGRTGKHLFLSDRDDGKPPLLVRMVEDCDDGKFMSALRSFKRRVAYANITYDHIVGWSTSSIRRQHELPKLELEANNEKYPHVIHVDTANSEGTQQEDSVDTSLTDSPEEEMIRGLTQVTWERVDVCFHESRLKYNAHYNIQVRTPMNLEGEDVIYHMIDNFLV from the exons ATGCCCGCCTCCTCCAGGCTCTGCGCGTACGCCACGTGCTCCctcgcggcctcccccgtccccacccccccttccccaccccctcgctgccgccttcgccgccgccaccgccgactcgCCTCCTCCATGGGCCAGTCCACGAGCTCGCCCTCGGGCGGCGGCCGCAGCCGCGGCGACTCTCGCTGGCCGGCGCTCCGGCTCGATCTAGGGTTGCCGCCCGGCCGCAAGCAGAGGCCGCCAGGCGAGAGGCTGGATTTGGGGAGCCGGCTGCGCCGCGCGCTGTCGCGGCCGTCGCCCCAGAGCACGGAGGTGGAGattgaggccgaggaggaggggcgAGACGCTGGAAGCCGCGTGGAGGTGGAGGCCGGCGGCGCGGACGCGGATCACCTCGTCGTCATGGTTAACGGGCTCTACGGAAG TTCGGCGGATTGGAAGTTTGCAGCAGAGCAGTTCGTGAAGAGGCTCCCGGGGAAAGTCTATGTGCATC GTAGTGAGTGCAATCATTCAAAGTTAACATACGATGGAGTTGATATAATGGGCGAAAGACTGGCTGAAGAG GTACACCAAGTTGTCCAGAGAAAAGGAAATTTGCGGAAAATCTCTGTTATTGCTCATTCACTTGGTGGATTGATTTCAAGATATGCAATTGGAAGACTCTATGAAGAATCAACAAGCGAAGAGCCATGCCTTAATATGGAGAAGCATTCTGACCAAGAAAGTATGTACAGAGGTGGTAAAATAGCTGGCTTAGAACCAATGAATTTCATTGCGTCAGCTACACCACACCTGGGCTCCAGGTGGAATAAACAA CTGCCCTTCCTTTTTGGTGTTCCACTTTTGGAACAAACCGCTGCAGAAACTGCACATCTTATAGTTGGGAGAACGGGTAAACACTTGTTCCTCTCGGACAGGGACGATGGGAAGCCTCCACTTCTCGTGCGAATGGTTGAAGACTGCGATGATGGGAAATTCAT GTCAGCTTTGCGCTCTTTTAAGCGCCGTGTTGCGTATGCAAATATAACATATGACC ACATAGTTGGTTGGAGCACATCGTCGATTCGGCGTCAACATGAGTTACCGAAA CTTGAGTTAGAAGCAAATAATGAGAAGTACCCGCATGTTATCCATGTTGATACTGCTAACTCAGAGGGCACTCAGCAAGAGGATTCTGTAGACACTTCACTCACGGATAGCCCTGAAG AGGAGATGATCCGTGGCCTTACACAAGTGACCTGGGAACGGGTCGATGTATGCTTTCATGAGAGCCGGCTAAAATACAATGCGCATTACAATATCCAG GTCAGGACCCCAATGAACCTGGAGGGAGAAGATGTCATCTACCATATGATAGACAATTTTCTAGTCTAG